GCCGGGGCCAGCCGGGACTCGACCCTGGTGACCGACTCGGCCAGGTCGAAGTGGGTGCCCTGGAGGTCGGTGATCGCCTGGTCCATCAGCCCCTGGAGGTACTCGCGGGCCGCCTCCTCGCCCTTGATCGACGGGCCGTCGGTCTCCAGCCACTTCATCGCCTGCATCGGCGTCGAACCGGGCCGCACCTTCTCCGCCTCGACCCGCATCTGGGCCGCCAGCTCGTGGAACTGCTGCCAGGCCCAGCCGTACGCCTCGTCCAGGTCGAGGTCGGAGCCCGTCCAGTAGCGGACCCAGCGGGCGTACCGCTCACGGCCGACGGTGTCCGGCGCCGCGGCCGCGGCCGGGCCGTACACGTCGCGCAGCCAGTCGCGCAGCGTCGCCAGCGCGTCGGCGGCCGCCACCGCGATCCCGGTCAGGGTGGCCCGCTGCTCCTCCGGGGCCGCCCGGACGAACTCGCCGAACCAGCCGCCGGGGGTCGCCGGGTCCAGCCATTCGCCGAACTGGCCCACCACCGTGGTGACCTGGCGGGGGCCCGAGAGGAGACCGCGGGCGACGCCCTCCTCCAGGGTCTCCCGGTACTGGCCGAGTGCCACCGGCACCCGGGCCAGCCGGCGGCCGACGAGCTCCCAGTCCTGCGCGGTGTCGGTGGCCATCAACGTGAAGACCTCCCGCACGTTGTGCACCGGCGAGCCGAGGTTGCGCACGGCCCGCAGGTTCTCACCCGCCTCATGGACGGCGAGTTCGGCCGTCAGCCGCTCGCGCAGCAGCCGGGCGCAGCGGCGCTCGGCCTCGTCGCGGGAGGCTCCGGCGGCCTCCGCGGCGTCGAGTTCGGCCAGCGTGCGGCGGCCGAGTTCGGCGATCTCGCGGTCGCCGGCCGGGGAGAGGTCCGGCAGCCTGTCGTCGTCGGGGTTGAGGCCGAGATAGACCGCGGTCAGCGGGTCGAGCTCGGCGAGGGCCTGGACATAGGAGTCCGCGATGCGGCGGGGGGTGGTGCCGCCTTCGTGAGAGTTGATCAGTTCTTCAACCATCTGGACATCCTGTCGCAGCCGGGGCCGAATGCAACCCTCTTGGGGCATCGTCCGGCGCCCCGGAGCACAACTCGGCACGGTGCGGGCCGCGCGTGCCGGATGCCGGAACCGGCTCCTCCGGACAGGGCCGGATCGGACGGTCCGCCACTACGCTGGCGGCCATGGAAGCCAGCTCCGCGCCAGACCCGTCCCCCGCCGAGGCCCGCCCCCGGCGCGCCGGCTACCGTCGGCTGCCGGTGCAGCAGCGCCGCGAGCAACTCATCGCCGTCGCCCTGGAGCTGTTCGCCTCCCGGCCGCCCGAGGAGGTCACCCTCGACGACGTCGCCGAGGCCGCCGGCGCCTCGCGCCCGCTGGTCTACCGCTACTTCGCGGGCGGCAAGCAGCAGTTGTACGAGGCGGCGCTGCGCAGTGCCGCGGAAGAGCTGATCAGCCGGTTCAAGGTGCCGAAGGAGGGCACCCCGACCCAGCAGCTGGCGACCGTGCTGGACCACTACTTCGACTTCGTCGCCGAGCACCATGCCGGCTACGGGGCGCTGCTGCGCGGCGGTTCGGTGGTGGAGACGGCGCGGACCTCGGCGATCGTGGACGAGGTCCGGCGGGCGGCGCTGCGCCGGACACTGCGGCACCTGGGTGTGCGGCAGGCCGGGCCGCGGGTGGCGATGCTGGTCCGGTCCTGGATCTCGGTGGTCGAGGGTGCGTCGCTGACCTGGCTGGACGAGGGCCGGCAGATCCCGCCGGCGGAGCTGCGCGACTGGCTGGTGGACCAGTTCGTGGCGATGAGCGCGGCCTCGGCGCTGCACGATCCGCAGACCGCGCAGGTGCTGGGCGGACTGCTCGCGCTGGAGCGGCCGGACGGGCCGGCGGCGGCGCTGGCCGGGCGGCTGCAGGAGCTGCTGTCGGCGCGGGCCGGGACGGTGTAGCAGGGCGGGACGGCGTCGCCCTGAGACGTCGGGCGGCGGGCCGGCAGGGCGGTCGGTACGCGGGGTGATCGGTACGCCGGGCGGTCGGTACGCGGGGTGATCGGTACGCGGGGTGGTCGGTACGCCGGGCGGTCGGTACGCGGGTAGGTCGGCGGGGAGGGTGGCCCCGACCCCCGTGCCCGGGGTCGGGGTCGCAGAACGGGCCTTGCGGTAGGACCTTGCCGTCGGGCCCGGGTCGGGCCCTGTGACCGAGCCCTGTGATCAGGCCCTGCGGTCGAACCCTGTGATCAGGCCTTACGGTCAGGCCTTGCCGAGCACCTGCCGCTGGCGGCCGAGACCGTCGATCTCGATCTCGACCACGTCGCCGGGCTGCAGGAACGGCGTCCCCGGGTGCCCGAGGGTGACGCCGGCCGGGGTGCCGGTGACGATCACGTCGCCGGGCTCCAGCACCATGAAGTGGGTGAGGTAGCGGACGATCTCCAGCACCGGGAAGATCATCTCGGCGGTGGAGCCGTTCTGCCGGAGGTCGCCGTTGACCCAGGTCCGCACCGGGAACCGCTGCGGGTCCTCCACCTCGTCGGCGGTGACCAGCCAGGGACCGAGCGGTGTGAAGGTCTCCGCCGACTTGCCCTTGTCCCACTGACCGCCGCGCTCGAACTGGAAGGCCCGCTCGGTGACGTCGTTGGCCACCGTGTAGCCGGCGATCACGGCCGCCGCGTCCTGGTGGGTCTCCAGGTAGCGGGCGGTCCGGCCGATCACGATGGCCAGCTCGGCCTCGTAGTCGGTCTTCTCGCTGCCACGCGGCACCAGCACCTCGTCGTAGGCGCCGACCACGGTGTTGCTCGGCTTGAGGAACACCACCGGCTCGGTCGGGATCTGCGCCCCCGCCTCGGCCGCGTGGTCGCGGTAGTTCAGACCGATGCCGACGACCTTGCCCGGGCGCACCAGCGGCGCACCGACCCGCTGCCCGGCGATGTCGGTCACCGGCAGCGCGCCGGCGGCCACCGCCCGGGCCAGCTCGGCGGGGTCGAGCCCGGCGAGGAACGCGCCGTCGATGTCGGGCGTCCGGCCCGAGAGGTCGTACGCGGTGCCGTCCGGGCCCAGTACGACCGGGCGCTCAGCGCCGGGGAGGCCGACACGGAGGAGCTTCATATGACCGTCACCACCTGGTTCATCGCATCTCACCGGGCGGGCCGCACAGCTCACCCGGTCTATGCATCCGAGGTATATCAACCGCTGCCACCTGCGAACCAGACTGCTCGGGTCGGCGAATTCCTATCAATTCCTCCAAGTGCCCGGAGCCCCGAATAGGTCGCCCGTACGGTTGACAAGCGCGGACCGGCCTTGCGCGGCCGGTACGACCGGGCCGTACGGCGGCCGTGACGACCGGGCCCGGTCGCCCTGGGCCGGCCCGGCGGCGGGCTCAGGTCTCCCGCTCGGGACGGTAGTCCTGCTCGGCGACGCCGAAGGTCCAGGCCACGCCGCCCGGTCCGTCCGGGTGGCCAGCGGCACCCGCAGCCAGTACGTCCGGAAGGTGCCGTCCGGCTCGGCCGTCGAGTTGACCACCTCGACCATCACCACCGGCTCGTCGTCCGGCAGCTGGATCCGCCAGAGCACGCCGGTCTCGTCGCGGTGCAGCGGCTCGGCGCCCGAGTCGGCGAGGTAGCGGTCGTAGCCGTAGTGCTCCAGCATCACGCGGCGCAGCTCGGCGTTCTCCTCCTCGCGGATCCG
The sequence above is a segment of the Kitasatospora sp. NBC_00240 genome. Coding sequences within it:
- a CDS encoding fumarylacetoacetate hydrolase family protein, whose protein sequence is MKLLRVGLPGAERPVVLGPDGTAYDLSGRTPDIDGAFLAGLDPAELARAVAAGALPVTDIAGQRVGAPLVRPGKVVGIGLNYRDHAAEAGAQIPTEPVVFLKPSNTVVGAYDEVLVPRGSEKTDYEAELAIVIGRTARYLETHQDAAAVIAGYTVANDVTERAFQFERGGQWDKGKSAETFTPLGPWLVTADEVEDPQRFPVRTWVNGDLRQNGSTAEMIFPVLEIVRYLTHFMVLEPGDVIVTGTPAGVTLGHPGTPFLQPGDVVEIEIDGLGRQRQVLGKA
- a CDS encoding TetR/AcrR family transcriptional regulator, with protein sequence MEASSAPDPSPAEARPRRAGYRRLPVQQRREQLIAVALELFASRPPEEVTLDDVAEAAGASRPLVYRYFAGGKQQLYEAALRSAAEELISRFKVPKEGTPTQQLATVLDHYFDFVAEHHAGYGALLRGGSVVETARTSAIVDEVRRAALRRTLRHLGVRQAGPRVAMLVRSWISVVEGASLTWLDEGRQIPPAELRDWLVDQFVAMSAASALHDPQTAQVLGGLLALERPDGPAAALAGRLQELLSARAGTV
- a CDS encoding DUF885 domain-containing protein, translated to MVEELINSHEGGTTPRRIADSYVQALAELDPLTAVYLGLNPDDDRLPDLSPAGDREIAELGRRTLAELDAAEAAGASRDEAERRCARLLRERLTAELAVHEAGENLRAVRNLGSPVHNVREVFTLMATDTAQDWELVGRRLARVPVALGQYRETLEEGVARGLLSGPRQVTTVVGQFGEWLDPATPGGWFGEFVRAAPEEQRATLTGIAVAAADALATLRDWLRDVYGPAAAAAPDTVGRERYARWVRYWTGSDLDLDEAYGWAWQQFHELAAQMRVEAEKVRPGSTPMQAMKWLETDGPSIKGEEAAREYLQGLMDQAITDLQGTHFDLAESVTRVESRLAPAGSAAAPYYTAPSLDFTRPGRTWLPTLGREAFPVWDLVSTWYHEGVPGHHLQLAQWNYVADRLSTYQVSLGGVSANLEGWALYAERLMDELGYLTDPGHRLGYLNAQMMRALRVIVDIGMHVGLDFPADSPFKPGEPVLPDDAREFFGQYCGLPAEFLDSELVRYLGLPGQAIGYKLGERAWLRGRAAAKAAHEARGEAFDLKAWHMAALSQGSLGLDDLVAELTAL